A window of Peromyscus eremicus chromosome 23, PerEre_H2_v1, whole genome shotgun sequence genomic DNA:
CCACAGGTAGATGATGCCCTctccactccctttggaggctgtagaggaggagaggagatgggagcccaggctggcggTCACCACAACCTCCCTGCTCCCCGATAGGTACCTCAGCACCCCCTTACAGCAAAGtcccagcccaggctgtcccagcTGGGCTCACTCACCCACAACATCGTCATTCACAAATGCCAGCCCGTCCACTCTCTGTCCCGACATCTCCGAGTCCTCAGAGAAGACGAAGTCCACTTCACACACCCTGCAGAACACATGACCCTTACCCATGCAGACAGCCACGGGCTCACCAGGAGCTGCCTAGTCCCTGGACAGAGCTTGAGCTCTGTCCTGAGGGGGAGCCACCTGCTGGGGGTGTGAGTCACAGGCTTGTCTTCCaggactgcaggccagaagtggCCCCTCCCCCACTTAAGGACAGAACAGCTATGTAAAGGGAGGGGCtccctggcaagatggctcagtaagtgaATGACTGCTATGCACGCTTGGTGCCCGGATTTAACCTCCAGAGCCCAGGTAAAGGTGGAAAGAACACCAACTCCAGGaagtcctctaacctccacacgtaccccacccatacacacacaatggcaaaaaacaaaacctgatctgcatagtgagttccaggccatccagggctacacagtgagaccttgtctcaaaaatgctGGGTCTGGTATCATCTGGTATCATCATGGGCATTCCATTACAGAGGCATCCTGGCATCTGCCCAGAGGGCAGACTCGGGCTAGGACACATCTGGATGGAGCAGGAGACCATAAGGCATCGGGGTGGGCAGAATCTGGAGTGGGGAGGTAGCCAAGATGTGACAGACGAGCAGGCAAACCTACGTCCACAAGCAGCTGGCTGCTGCCACATCTGCCACACATCTGCTGCCCCTATAAAAGCAGGTGTCTTGTCAGCACCCTGGGGCTGTTCCTTATGCTGAGACTGGCACTTATAAAGGCTAGGTAGGCCAGTGTACTTTAAGAGCTCGGGATGacgagatggcccagtgggtaatggtgcttgctgccaagcctggcgaCACAAGTTCAATCCTaggaccacatggtggaaggagtgaCCCAGCTCCTGCATGCTGTGACGTGTGCACTGTGACACAAGTCAGTCAGTGCACAGAAAGGAAAGGATGCTAACGGGGACGGACCTGGGGGACAGGGAGTGGCCCTCAATTTCTGTGTTTTGtgaatggtgcacacctttgatcccagcactggagacagaggcaagcagatctcagtttgaggctaggctggtctacagagcaagttccaggacagccaggactacacagggaaaccctgtcactATCCCCCtgccccctaccccccccccaaaaaaaagctaaataaggACAAGATGGCTTGGGTTAGCAACACTGCACAAACCCTGTGACCAGCTGGgatacctggaacccacatgaagaTGGAGATTATGCTAACTAGAGATTGCTCAAGTGAGGGGAGGCAGACCCCCCTTCAGGCTTCCCAGATTGCTGGCTCTGAATAAAGGGACACTTTTAATATTCAGATCCCATCTTTACTCATGGGCTTCTGAGACAGGCAGGGCAAACCAGATTCTGCTGGTACCACAGCCCACAACACTCGGTGCCCACTGCTTGGGGGCCTCACTCCTCAGTGCCGTTTTCATCTGCATTACACCAAGGTGGTCCAGCGCGCTCTCCTGGCTGCACACTGCTGTCCTCCAGCAACTTCAGGCTCTGCAGCGCAGTTCTGAGAATTCCTCTACCGGTCACCAGGCTGCACCGTCAGGACTCCTTACAAGTTACCCCTGGGGCTGTACTTGGTTTTCAGACAagagctcatgtagcccagactagctccAACTCTcagagctgaagatgaccttgaactgatgtTCTGATCCTCTCAAGAGctaacaggcatgcaccactgcacctGGTACGTGGTGCTGGCAGCTTCATGCATGCCCAGCACTACagactgagctacagccccagccctcaCATTGACCGCCATGCCCCGAGGGCAGGAACCCTATGCTGAGCACTCAGGGCTTTCCACATGGGCAGATGAGCCACAACGGTTCATCATCAAAGCTGCTTCCCAAGGTACATCCTACCTTTATTCTCCACGAGCCCTGGGATATACCTCACTGTCCCTTCCTCACAGATGTGGACACCATGCTAGGGCAGGAGTCACACTGCGGAGATGCAGGACCAGGGCTCAGGCAGCTGTTTGCAATGTGGTGATTAAAGGTGAAGAGAACAGCCCCTGAACAGAGCCTCCAAGGCAGCCCAGGCAGAGGCGTGGTGTGCCCAGGGCCCACGTGAACCCGGCACACCCAAGCTTTGGGGCCCAGGCATCCCAGGCATCCTCACCTTTGCTTCTGGGGTTGGTCTAGCCGAATATCCCAACAGCTGCAGCCTCCCTCACAGCCAGCCAGCAGGAGGTCATCTGGGCAAGAGGCGACAGGGCAGAGCCGCAAGGGGGTGGAGCTGCAGCTGAGCATGAGGAGCTGGCTGCCAACGTGGGTATGGAAAACATGAGCTGTGGGCCACGACCATCGCCCTCAGCAGTCCGCCCCTCTCCGGGCCAGTCCACAGCCTCACCTAGCCTGGAACTTGTATTCTTGGTCGGGCACCCCAATGTCCCAGAGGATGATTCGTTTGTCATAAGAGGCAGCTGAGGAGGGATGAGGAAAGAGGTAGCCCTGAGAAGATTCCCACCCCCTTGTAGGATGAGTCTGTGGGTTGGGTCCCTCAACTAGCGAATCAGAGGCAGGAAGGGCAGACTGTGGCTAGGACAAGAACTCATGGACCACAATCCCCACAGTCCTGCCTGAACCTAGTGAGCACAGCATCATCCATCTTTGTAGCGTATCTGGGTACTTCTGCTGGGCTCATCATACCCAAGGGGCAGGATGATCTCCCCTGGTCCCACGCAGACAAACAGAAGAGCCCAAATTgctaggaaacttcaaagccacaTAGCATGCTGAAATGGATATCCTCATTGGCCAAGAAGCTAATTCACTTCTGACCAAGGTCATCTGTGCCCAGCATCCTGTGAGTCCTGTCGCCCCCAAAAGAGACACAGGCCACCAGGCCAGAGGTGAGGGTCTTACTGAAGAGGTGGGTCTCGTGGGTTGAGCTGAAGCAGAGGGTGGCAATGGCCTTCTTATGGGCCCGGATGACGCTGCAGCAGAAGCCCGCTCGCACGTGGAGCAGCCGGACCATGCCCCGCAGGCCCGCAGCTGCCAGCATGTTCCAGCGCTTCTTGTGGCCTGCCTGGGTGACCACCGTCAGGGCTGTCCAGGCCACTGAGAAGAACTCCTGCCCAGGGTGGAAGGAAATGGTCGTGAGCAGGGAACCAGTGGCAGCCTGCTCACGGGGCTGGCCTGGAGCAGTGAGGCACAGCGAGAGAAAAGCTCCCAGAGGACTGTGGGGGCtgaggagctgggggaagggcacaGAGGCAGAGCACTCTTAGTGGgcctgagaccctgggttccatccccaccgAAGTAATTAAATCACAGGAAACAGCTTATCCCGGACCTCCAAGCTCAGGGCTCTTGTCCCAGGACCCAACAGTCTTCAAGAAGAGGGCCCTGGCACTCACCTCGCCTGGTACCTTGTATTTATGGAGTACGATGCCCGTCTGGCAGTCTATCACACAAACAGCCTCTCCACCACATGTGGCCACAGTCTGGGACGTGGCCCCTGAGTGCCCTGTTTTATGGTATCAGCCACATAAACATCTTTTCTGTAAGTTTTCCCCTATAGTCCCTCTTCCTAGCCTCCAGGAcacttattactattattattatttgcgcTACAGGGGAAAGAACCAGGACCTCACGTgacaggcaagcactgtaccactatACTACATGCATGGCctttttaccttaaaaaaaaaaaaaaaaaagtggttatgTACCTGTTTCATATGGGGGTGTGTGCACttaagtgcaggtgcccacaaaggccggaagagggcagcaaattccctggagctggtgttactggcagttgtgagcagcccatggtagatgctaggaaccaaacttcagtcctctacaagagcagcaagcactcttagccaGGGAGTGTCtctctagcctttttttttttttttttagacagggtttctctgcatagccttggctgtcctggaacttgctctgtacaccaagctggccttgaactcacaaagaccctcctgcctgtctccagaatgctgggattaaaggcttgcgcctaCCGCCTACTTTCAGCCCTTTCTTTCTACCTAAGACCAATCTCATTGAATTTCCCAGGTATCTTTTCATCTCTGACTGCCACTGAGCACTGAGCAGCACTGTGTGACCCGAGCCTCCCACTGCCCCTCAGCCCCAGCACGCACCCTCCTCCCGGGCCGGCTCGAAGGCGCAGCACCACAGCTGGGTCTCCAGGTCCTTAGGGCTGTTATTTCTGCTGTGACACTGTAGGAAGTGCAGGGGCTCCAGGTGCAGGGCAGCCTGTGGGGACAGAGGTGGTCACAGCTGCCCCGGGGCCGGCTCCCTCTGGCACTCTCCCCCTGCCACGAGGGGAGCTTACCTGGCCTCCATCCAAGTCCACAGGTCTGCCCTCCGTCTGAGCCGGTGGGGAGGAACACACTCGCTTGGTGGAAGGGAGGTCTAGTGGGAAATTGTCTGGCCGTTTTGAGGCCACCTTTCTGGCCTGTGGAAAGTAGGGACTTGTGTCCATGCCCCAGGGGCTTCCTCCCTTGGCTACAGGCTGAACTACACCCTCAAAAATATGGAAAGCAAGAACTGAGCCACTGTCATTGGGAGAACTTGGCCTGTGTTAGGGCTGGACACTTGAAATGTTCTCCAAGGACCCAAAGGTTAAAAAGCTGCGTCACCAGCCTATGGGGCTACTCAGGAGTACAGTGTAGGTGAAGGGACGTAGGTCACTGGGAGACATCCCTTTGAAAGGGACATTGGCTGCCATGAGATGCAGACATCCTTGATGTGTGAACTCACAATATGGACAGCCTTGGAGCCAAGCAACTATGGACTGAGCCCATAAACAAACTGCCCCTTCCTTCTTGTAAGCTGACTGCTTCCAGTATGCTGCCACAGCAAGGGAAGGCCGATGCAGATACCTGGGCATCACCTGAGTTCACGTAGAAGACCCTCTGTGTTCTAGCTCACAAAGGCCCGGGGCCCTCACAGCCGGGTGCAAATACACTCACCCTGAGCTTGGAGACAGCTGCGGCCTGTGGAGGCTCCTTTGGTACATCGGCTTCCAGTACCCTGGCCCCACCTGAGGCCACCAGTTTCTCGGCGATCATCCGCACCTGGATGGGGCCAGGCCTTCAGCTGAGCACAGTCTCAGTGCCCTTAGCCTCTCCCCTGACACCTGGTCACAGGGAGCCGGTGCCtctcagaggaggaaaagagcctCCCTGGCACAAGGACTACCAATCCCTGACCCATCTCACTCCCCACTGTCCCCCAATCCATCAGAGCCAGGGACTTCTCCAGGACAACCGAGAGCCAGGGAAGCCACCAACCCCCAGCACGGTGTCCCCTCGCCAGTGACATACCCGCCACTGGGTGAACTCGCTGAGAGACTCAGGGCCATAATGCACATCCCTGACGGCAGACTTCACGAAGTCAGCTTGGAATTTGTCAGCTTCCTCTTCCGGGCTCACGGTGGCCATGAACTTCTCCCAGTGAGCTGTGACCTGGCATAAGAGGGACCAGATCCAGGCCGGCCCAGCCTGGGTCTCCTGGCCATACACATACCTCCACCTATCTCCTTCTGAGCACAAGGTGTGTTGGCTATCCTAGCTTCTGGAAGCTTCTGCAGGCACAGTCTCTTACTCTCTACTCGCATAACCTAAGTCACATGAATTGAAATCAGCCTGGTTCAGCTGGGCAGAGTGggagtcccaacacttgggaggcggaggcagaagaGTCCTAGGCCATCTGGGCTatgcagcaagaccctgtcttaaaaaaccagcTCACTGCAAAGTTCTAGCCTCCCTGCTGTGCACCTCGGAGACAGGGCCTCCAAACACAGGAAGCAACAGATCCAAACTCAACACACCAGACTTGAGGCTTTCAGGGTAAGACCTCTGTTACACACCCCCGAAAATCCACTTCTGTCCCCCCTCAATACCCTGCGGACGTGACCAAGGACCCCCCTTCCATCCACTTCTCATCGTCCTCACCCTGTTGGTCAGCTCCCGATTTAGGTTCTCCACCTGTGAGCAGGTGGAGGCCGCATCCTTGCCATTGATCTTGCGTAGCttgggcaggagaaaggagactTTCAGGTTGTCGTTGACCTAAAGGATGGAGGAATAAGTGAAAGCCAGGAgtagtggcccatgcctgtaatcccagtattcagggtGAGTATGGGAGGGATGTTtcaagtttgatgccagcctggaatacacagagGTGGAGACTGGTCTGGGATACAAAGCAAAACTTTGTCTCCGACTAGCAAAACAACAAACACCCAAACAGAGTGAGTACATAGCCCAGATGAGAGACTGCTTTCATAGCATGCATAAAGCCGTGAGTTTGAcccccagtactgcataaaccaggcCTGGTGGAGCATGGCCAAAACTcaggaagtcagaggcaggagaatcagaagctcaaggctatccttggctacacagttagtttgaaaccagcctgggctacatgagaccccatctcaaacaagacaaaacccaAAAGAAATAGCGAAGCCTGAGTCTGCCCCATGGAGCTGGGCGGACCTCCCTCTCACCGTCAGGAAGGGGTTGCCTTCCAGGCTGAGCTCCTCGAGGTCCAGAAACTGGTGCAAGGCAGTGATGTCTCCCAGCTGGTTGTTGGCACAGTGAAGGACGCGCAGATGTGACAGGCCCAGGTTGGCAGGCAGCGTCTCCAGCAGGTTGTTGGAGAGGTCAAGTTCCTTCAGCTGCTTCAGGCGCCCCAGGAGATTGGGGTCCAAGTGCTCTGACCGCAGCTCCAGCCCCGAGAGACTGTGGTGAGGGCAGAGGTCAAGAAAGCTCAGGAGGCCGGGCAGACCCTTTCACTAGCCCCCATCTGCCCCAGAGGGGTTTGCACCCAGCAGTTTCTTATGGTGAAGAGTAAGCATGGgctttggctagcctggaactcactacgtagagtaggctggcctcaaaactcaagAGATCCAATCCAcagctcactgtgtagtccaggaaagccttgaacttactctccTGTCTCTTAtctccaagtgttgggatgacaggcgtgtgccaccactcggGAGCAGATCAGGTGGTGACAGGGATGGAACCCTATGGAGACTCCAGCTTTGTGCATGTCGGACAAGCACCTTACGAACTGAACTACATCTGCAGCTCTAGCCtcccccatttttaaaattacatttttatttattatagtgtgtctgtgcatgtgcggtgtgtatggtgtgtgtgtatggatggccACAGTCCAAGGTGTGGGTAAGGTCGGATCtagggaactggttctctccttcaaccgtCTGGATCcaagagattgaactcaggcatggtgacaggcacCATTACCTGAGGGGCCATTTCTCTGGCCCGACTTCCCTCCTTTGAAGAATCTTTTGttactgggcatggtagtgcacacctttaatcccagcacttgggaggcagaggcagatggatggctgtgagtttgaggccagcctggtttacaaagcgagttccaggacaaccagggctgttacacagagggaccccgtctcgaaaaaccaaaaaaaaaaattttctttttgagacagggtcctgtagctctggctagcttcCAACGCCCGACGTTTGTCTTGCGACCGGTCCTCGAGAGTGCTAGATCTCCTAACGACTTTAGAACCTAAGCCTCCAAGTTCCCTCTTGAATGCTTTTCCTCGTTCCTGCAGGCTCCTTCCGTGCTCCCCGGACTTCCTCAACATCCAGTGAGTGCTCTACAGTCTATCCACCCTCCGCTGGGCTAAGGGAGCCCGATCCAGGTCCACCTGACTCCTGCCGTATCTCCCGCATCATCTCCGTTAGGCGCGAGATACACAGGCTCGAGCGGGGCCCGATCCCCGCTAACAGTCACCTGGACAGGCGGGGACGGGGAGGGGTCTGAGCCATGGACCCCGCCCACCAGGCGACCCGGGAAGGGAAAGGACCCTGCAGGACCCCGGGCCCGGGATCCGCTTCAACCCCGCCAGCCCTTACTCCAGACTCCGGATCTTCCCCAGACTGTTGGTCTTGGGTCGCCCGCGTTGAAAGAGCAGCCGCTGAGTGAGGGGAGCCATGGGTGTCCGAGGGCTCAGCCGAACCCGCGCCTCCACGAAGTCCGGTCACTAACGCCCGCCCGCAGCCGCGGAGCCCAGGAGATGGCGCACAGCAAATCCTTTTAGAGTCCGTGGCGACCGGAAGGAAGCACAACGCCTGCCGCGCGCCCGGCCTCCTGCCTCTGCGTGCGGGGACTACAACTCCCAGCGGCCCCCGTGCCTCGCGCCTGCGCTCTGGCTGCTT
This region includes:
- the Lrwd1 gene encoding leucine-rich repeat and WD repeat-containing protein 1 isoform X2: MATVSPEEEADKFQADFVKSAVRDVHYGPESLSEFTQWRVRMIAEKLVASGGARVLEADVPKEPPQAAAVSKLRARKVASKRPDNFPLDLPSTKRVCSSPPAQTEGRPVDLDGGQAALHLEPLHFLQCHSRNNSPKDLETQLWCCAFEPAREEGHSGATSQTVATCGGEAVCVIDCQTGIVLHKYKVPGEEFFSVAWTALTVVTQAGHKKRWNMLAAAGLRGMVRLLHVRAGFCCSVIRAHKKAIATLCFSSTHETHLFTASYDKRIILWDIGVPDQEYKFQASQLLMLSCSSTPLRLCPVASCPDDLLLAGCEGGCSCWDIRLDQPQKQRVCEVDFVFSEDSEMSGQRVDGLAFVNDDVVASKGSGEGIIYLWSWSQTWAGRGRGRGSQSVLPVVALARLQWSSTNLAYFSLSTCPDKHLVLCGDEEGSVWIYDVEHLLEHPPPPATALQAPTQILKWPQPLALGQPVTKTMVNTVVANGAFTYLTALTDSNIVSIWRSC
- the Lrwd1 gene encoding leucine-rich repeat and WD repeat-containing protein 1 isoform X1 encodes the protein MAPLTQRLLFQRGRPKTNSLGKIRSLDLSGLELRSEHLDPNLLGRLKQLKELDLSNNLLETLPANLGLSHLRVLHCANNQLGDITALHQFLDLEELSLEGNPFLTVNDNLKVSFLLPKLRKINGKDAASTCSQVENLNRELTNRVTAHWEKFMATVSPEEEADKFQADFVKSAVRDVHYGPESLSEFTQWRVRMIAEKLVASGGARVLEADVPKEPPQAAAVSKLRARKVASKRPDNFPLDLPSTKRVCSSPPAQTEGRPVDLDGGQAALHLEPLHFLQCHSRNNSPKDLETQLWCCAFEPAREEGHSGATSQTVATCGGEAVCVIDCQTGIVLHKYKVPGEEFFSVAWTALTVVTQAGHKKRWNMLAAAGLRGMVRLLHVRAGFCCSVIRAHKKAIATLCFSSTHETHLFTASYDKRIILWDIGVPDQEYKFQASQLLMLSCSSTPLRLCPVASCPDDLLLAGCEGGCSCWDIRLDQPQKQRVCEVDFVFSEDSEMSGQRVDGLAFVNDDVVASKGSGEGIIYLWSWSQTWAGRGRGRGSQSVLPVVALARLQWSSTNLAYFSLSTCPDKHLVLCGDEEGSVWIYDVEHLLEHPPPPATALQAPTQILKWPQPLALGQPVTKTMVNTVVANGAFTYLTALTDSNIVSIWRSC